From the genome of Leptodactylus fuscus isolate aLepFus1 chromosome 1, aLepFus1.hap2, whole genome shotgun sequence, one region includes:
- the LOC142216483 gene encoding protein FAM200C-like, with product MNVPRKSGRLGGIVRGHPELPETRVQDESCESPLRSRRHLLLGRRAFLQLHRCRNSWAAETGPELAGEDSSPPGEDSSCPGVLDRPPPQIANRVTLLMPSLVLKFIVNLVSLLEPSHFLLNRTELTEITGRTGIGIPTTSTTPESKRLVVVEKNKMAKRRKDDEYRTFQPEWTEEFAFVERAGSAVCLICNVKIASMKRSNIKRHFDTRHFTFASKHPEGDSRKKACQELLNRVQASQQQLRVWTQQGNSNSASFAGALAIVRNGKPFTDDEYAKTFMVDVANELFDDFLNKDKIIKRIKEMPLSARTVHDRTMMMATQIEATQVKDITSAQFFSLALDETTDVSHLSQFSVIARYAAGDTLCEESLAVLPLKGTTRGEDLFKSFTEFAKEQNLPMDKLISVCTDGAPCMVGRNRGFVALLREQEKRPILSFHCILHQEALCAQMCGEQLGEVMSLVIRVVNFIVARALHDRQFKTLLEEVGNNYPGLLLHSHVRWLSRGKVLSRFAACLSEIRTFLEMKNVEHPELANTEWLLKFYYLVDITEHLNQLNVKMQGVGNTVLSLQQAVFAFENKLELFITDIETGRLLHFEKLGEFKDTCTASDPAQHLDLQQLAGFTSNLLQSFKARFGEFRQHTRLFKFITHPHECAVDSTDLSYIPGVSVRDFELQAADLKASDMWVTKFKLLNEDLERLARQQAELASKHKWVELKKLQAADQMILKTWNAIPLTYHTLQRVSIAILTMFGSTYACEQSFSHLRNIKTNLRSRLTDGSLNACMKLNLTTYKADYKAISKSMQYQRSH from the exons aTGAATGTCCCGcgaaaatcgggacggttgggag GTATTGTTAGGGGTCACCCTGAACTGCCAGAGACCCGAGTCCAGGACGAGTCCTGCGAGTCTCCACtccgttcccgccgccatcttctgCTAGGCCGGAGGGCCTTCCTACAGCTACATCGCTGCAGAAACAGTTGGGCAGCAGAAACTGGGCCTGAGTTGGCTGGTGAAGATTCTTCACCTCCTGGAGAAGATTCTTCTTGTCCTGGAGTGCTGGACAGACCCCCGCCACAGATTGCTAACCGAGTCACGTTGCTGATGCCATCTTTGGTCT TGAAGTTTATTGTGAACCTGGTCTCTTTACTTGAGCCCTCTCATTTCCTCCTCAACAGGACTGAACTAACGGAAATAACTGGAAGAACAGGGATAGGTATCCCCACTACATCCACCACCCCGGAAAGTAAGCGCCTGGTAGTTGTAGAGAAGAACAAGATGGCTAAAAGAAGAAAAGATGATGAGTATCGTACTTTTCAGCCAGAATGGACAGAGGAATTCGCTTTTGTGGAGAGAGCAGGTTCTGCAGTATGTCTAATATGCAATGTTAAAATTGCATCGATGAAACGGTCAAATATAAAGCGGCACTTTGACACGCGCCATTTTACATTTGCATCCAAACATCCTGAGGGGGACAGCAGGAAGAAAGCATGTCAAGAGCTACTTAACAGAGTGCAAGCTAGTCAGCAGCAACTCCGTGTTTGGACCCAACAAGGAAACTCGAATTCAGCTAGCTTTGCTGGTGCTTTAGCCATAGTGAGAAATGGAAAGCCATTCACAGATGATGAGTATGCCAAAACATTCATGGTTGATGTCGCCAATGAACTTTTTGATGACTTTTTGAATAAAGACAAGATAATCAAACGAATAAAAGAAATGCCTCTGTCGGCAAGAACTGTTCACGATCGTACTATGATGATGGCAACTCAAATTGAGGCAACACAAGTGAAGGACATAACCTCAGCACAATTTTTTTCTCTCGCTTTGGATGAGACAACAGACGTAAGCCACTTATCCCAGTTCAGTGTTATTGCAAGGTATGCTGCAGGTGACACACTATGTGAGGAAAGTCTTGCTGTTTTGCCTTTGAAAGGGACAACAAGAGGCGAGGATTTATTCAAATCTTTCACTGAATTTGCTAAAGAACAAAATCTACCGATGGATAAACTTATTTCTGTGTGTACTGATGGTGCTCCGTGCATGGTGGGGAGAAATAGAGGATTCGTAGCACTTCTTCGTGAACAAGAAAAGAGACCTATCCTAAGTTTTCACTGCATCCTACATCAGGAGGCGCTTTGTGCTCAGATGTGTGGCGAGCAACTAGGTGAGGTGATGTCGCTGGTCATTCGTGTGGTCAACTTTATTGTTGCCCGAGCTTTACATGATCGCCAGTTTAAAACACTGTTGGAAGAAGTTGGGAATAATTATCCTGGTCTGCTTCTGCACAGCCATGTGCGTTGGTTGTCAAGAGGAAAGGTGCTCAGCCGTTTTGCAGCTTGTCTGAGCGAAATCCGGACTTTTCTTGAAATGAAAAATGTTGAACATCCTGAGTTAGCTAACACTGAGTGGCTCCTGAAGTTCTACTATCTTGTGGACATAACTGAACATCTGAACCAACTCAATGTGAAAATGCAAGGTGTTGGAAATACAGTCTTATCCCTTCAACAAGCAGTGTTTGCATTTGAAAACAAGCTTGAACTCTTCATAACCGACATTGAAACAGGTCGTTTACTACACTTTGAAAAACTGGGAGAGTTTAAAGATACATGCACAGCAAGTGACCCTGCTCAACATCTTGATCTTCAGCAGCTAGCGGGCTTCACATCTAATCTCCTGCAGTCATTCAAAGCACGCTTTGGAGAATTTCGTCAGCACACTCGTCTTTTTAAGTTCATCACCCACCCACATGAATGTGCAGTGGACAGCACTGACTTGAGTTACATCCCTGGTGTCTCTGTCAGAGATTTTGAGCTACAAGCTGCTGACCTGAAGGCCTCAGACATGTGGGTGACTAAGTTCAAGTTACTGAATGAAGATTTAGAAAGACTTGCacgacagcaagcagagttgGCGAGCAAACACAAGTGGGTAGAACTGAAAAAACTTCAAGCCGCAGACCAGATGATTCTCAAAACTTGGAACGCGATTCCTCTCACATACCATACACTGCAACGTGTGAGTATTGCTATACTGACAATGTTTGGCTCTACATATGCTTGTGAGCAGTCTTTCTCACATCTAAGGAACATTAAGACCAACCTACGTTCACGTTTAACAGATGGAAGTCTCAACGCCTGCATGAAGCTAAACCTCACCACCTATAAAGCAGACTACAAAGCCATCAGCAAATCCATGCAATACCAGAGGTCACATTAA